The Coregonus clupeaformis isolate EN_2021a chromosome 18, ASM2061545v1, whole genome shotgun sequence genome has a segment encoding these proteins:
- the LOC121587518 gene encoding intraflagellar transport protein 25 homolog encodes MIDPALSSLGAQVVLAASNDENHPPKNIIDGNTATFWMSTGMFPQEFIIRFAESMKIAHVTMHCYNVKTLKIEKSISDDATDFEPISEKEFEHIEGHLQTNNIPLVGTTATHLRFIVTSGYEHFVSVHRVSVGG; translated from the exons ATGATAGATCCCGCGTTAAGTTCTTTGGGTGCTCAGGTTGTCTTGGCTGCGTCCAACGATGAGAATCATCCTCCAAAAAACATTATTGACGG tAACACTGCAACATTTTGGATGTCCACTGGAATGTTTCCACAAGAGTTCATCATCCGCTTCGCTGAATCTATGAAAATTGCCCATGTGACAATGCACTGTTATAATG TTAAGACTCTTAAAATTGAGAAGAGCATCTCAGACGATGCTACTGACTTTGAGCCTATTTCAGAAAAGG AATTTGAACACATAGAGGGGCATCTTCAAACAAATAATATTCCA CTAGTTGGAACGACTGCAACACACTTGCGCTTCATCGTAACCTCGGGATATGAACATTTTGTCTCAGTACACAGGGTCAGTGTGGGAGGATGA
- the LOC121587517 gene encoding survival motor neuron protein 1 isoform X1 codes for MANGCKDMLFTRGAGQSDDSDIWDDTALIKAYDKAVASFKTALKGEEDTPISKKDNPGKKRKTNKKNRSRKRSNAPSDKEWRVGEPCCAYWSEDGKLYAATISSIDEKRGTCIVLFTDYGNEEEQNLRDLLTESSEVEEEAPNKVKEAESSTKEGDRSSAPHPHSHVPCSKPKSKSPKGPPMWGPGFPGLPPGPPPMPGFRMGDSRRHGPSGPAPPGWPPMMPSGPPMIPPPPPMSPDGEDDEALGSMLIAWYMSGYHTGYYLGLKQGRKEASGKKAHHK; via the exons ATGGCAAATGGGTGTAAAGATATGCTTTTTACTCGTGGAGCTGGACAA AGTGATGATTCTGACATTTGGGATGACACTGCACTGATAAAGGCCTACGACAAAGCAGTTGCATCATTTAAG ACTGCCCTGAAGGGTGAGGAGGACACGCCAATCTCAAAGAAAGACAACCCTGGAAAGAAACGGAAAACCAACAAAAAGAACCGCAGCAGAAAGAGAAGTAATGCTCCTTCCGATAAAGAG TGGCGAGTCGGCGAGCCCTGCTGTGCCTACTGGTCTGAAGACGGCAAGCTTTACGCTGCCACTATCTCCTCCATAGACGAGAAGAGGGGTACCTGTATAGTTTTGTTCACAGACTATGGGAACGAGGAGGAGCAGAACCTCAGAGACCTTCTGACTGAGAGCTCCGAGGTAGAGGAGGAAGCCCCCAACAAG GTTAAAGAAGCAGAGTCTTCTACAAAGGAGGGCGATAGGTCGTCCGCCCCACACCCTCACAGTCACGTGCCATGCTCTAAACCCAAATCCAAATCCCCCAAAGGACCTCCAATGTGGGGTCCAGGTTTCCCTGGCCTTCCCCCAGGTCCCCCTCCCATGCCTGGCTTTAGAATG GGAGACTCTAGACGACATGGGCCCTCCGGGCCTGCCCCTCCAGGATGGCCTCCCATGATGCCCTCTGGGCCACCG AtgatccctccccctccccccatgaGTCCAGATGGAGAGGATGATGAGGCCTTGGGAAGTATGCTGATCGCCTGGTACATGAGTGGGTACCACACCGGATACTACCTG GGGTTAAAACAAGGCCGCAAAGAAGCTTCTGGAAAGAAGGCTCACCACAAGTGA
- the LOC121587517 gene encoding survival motor neuron protein 1 isoform X2, with the protein MANGCKDMLFTRGAGQTALKGEEDTPISKKDNPGKKRKTNKKNRSRKRSNAPSDKEWRVGEPCCAYWSEDGKLYAATISSIDEKRGTCIVLFTDYGNEEEQNLRDLLTESSEVEEEAPNKVKEAESSTKEGDRSSAPHPHSHVPCSKPKSKSPKGPPMWGPGFPGLPPGPPPMPGFRMGDSRRHGPSGPAPPGWPPMMPSGPPMIPPPPPMSPDGEDDEALGSMLIAWYMSGYHTGYYLGLKQGRKEASGKKAHHK; encoded by the exons ATGGCAAATGGGTGTAAAGATATGCTTTTTACTCGTGGAGCTGGACAA ACTGCCCTGAAGGGTGAGGAGGACACGCCAATCTCAAAGAAAGACAACCCTGGAAAGAAACGGAAAACCAACAAAAAGAACCGCAGCAGAAAGAGAAGTAATGCTCCTTCCGATAAAGAG TGGCGAGTCGGCGAGCCCTGCTGTGCCTACTGGTCTGAAGACGGCAAGCTTTACGCTGCCACTATCTCCTCCATAGACGAGAAGAGGGGTACCTGTATAGTTTTGTTCACAGACTATGGGAACGAGGAGGAGCAGAACCTCAGAGACCTTCTGACTGAGAGCTCCGAGGTAGAGGAGGAAGCCCCCAACAAG GTTAAAGAAGCAGAGTCTTCTACAAAGGAGGGCGATAGGTCGTCCGCCCCACACCCTCACAGTCACGTGCCATGCTCTAAACCCAAATCCAAATCCCCCAAAGGACCTCCAATGTGGGGTCCAGGTTTCCCTGGCCTTCCCCCAGGTCCCCCTCCCATGCCTGGCTTTAGAATG GGAGACTCTAGACGACATGGGCCCTCCGGGCCTGCCCCTCCAGGATGGCCTCCCATGATGCCCTCTGGGCCACCG AtgatccctccccctccccccatgaGTCCAGATGGAGAGGATGATGAGGCCTTGGGAAGTATGCTGATCGCCTGGTACATGAGTGGGTACCACACCGGATACTACCTG GGGTTAAAACAAGGCCGCAAAGAAGCTTCTGGAAAGAAGGCTCACCACAAGTGA